The Candidatus Obscuribacterales bacterium genome segment CGCCCAGGCCCCGGTGGCTAGCACATATTGCCCAGCACTCCAGGCTCCCTGAGACGTCTGTAGGGTGGTGATCTGCCCCTGACGCTGGGGCAGGCTAGCGATCGCCACGCCCGTATGCATAACCACACCCAAAGCTTCCGCTGCCGCGACTAAACCGCACATCAAAGCCCGATTATCCACCTGGCCATCTTCAGGAAACCACCAGCCACCAGCCACTGCCTCTCCCAAACCGGGCTGGGCTTGATGAATAGCGGTGCGATCGAGCCATAGGTCGGAGGATGGCGTCAGCGCAGGGGCGGTATAGACAGGACGTAGAATGCCGCAGGGCCAATAGCCGACGGATTGACCGCTCAAATTTTCCAGCTTGCTCACCCACTCTGCATACTGATCTCGACTCCAAAGACAGAGATCCAGCAGGGGGCCAGGGGGTAAGGCTTCTGCTTGGGGGGCCAGCATCCCCGCTGCAGCATAGCCCGCCGCCTGTTGGCGATCGCGCTCTAACACCGTCACCGATGCCCCCTGTCGTTTTAGCTCAATGGCGATCGCTAAGCCTATCAGCCCACCGCCAATGATCACAATATCGCTGGTTGAAGTCATGCTTGCTCGTCAATCCTCAAATCTCTCAGGCTCATTCCTACTGGGGGCTACCACATCAAGTTGGCATCATCATTGGCGGCGCGGTTAGGACGCTGTCTACGGGGACGTTCGTCTTCAGCGGTCGCTCCAGTTCCAGCCGTGTCGCTCTCTTCGGCAGAATTGCTCTCGTCAGAGTTCCCTGAATCATCAGCATTTGCGGGATCGGTGGCTCCCCCAGCCGGGGCAACGCCCACGTCCTCGCGAGCAATTCCGCTGTCATCTACATCGCTGCGATCGCTTTCCTCTTCATCGCCAGAAAACATGCGTTGGAGGCGTACGATGGGCCCCGATCGCTCACTCTCCTCCTGAGCAGTGTCCTGCTGCTGGAGAGCCCGTACGGTTACGCTGAGGAAAAAACCAATTAAGAGCAGAAGTCCTAGGCGTTTTAACATCACGCTTGTCCTCAAGAGATAGATCAATGTCACAGGTCAATGTCACAGAAGCGATCGCCCCAATAGCAGCCCTAGGGATTAGGACTCAGGCTTCCATAGAATGGTGTCGCCCTGCCCCCAAAAACCATCAAACTTTGTGACGGATACATCTCCCAAGACCTGGGTTTGGCAAGCAAGACGGCGGTTGCGATCGGGGGTATGGGGCGGCAAGGAACGACGGGTGATATCGCGCCAATTCGCCTCAGATACCTCCCCTTCCACCTGCACAGCACAGGTGCCGCAGGTGCCAATGCCATGGCAGTTGATCCACTGGGCATTGCCGTTGTAGAGTGCAACCCCGTGCTGCATGAGCACCTGCCGCAGATTTGCGCCGCGATCGCAT includes the following:
- a CDS encoding 2Fe-2S iron-sulfur cluster-binding protein, encoding MPKIFVQGHELECDRGANLRQVLMQHGVALYNGNAQWINCHGIGTCGTCAVQVEGEVSEANWRDITRRSLPPHTPDRNRRLACQTQVLGDVSVTKFDGFWGQGDTILWKPES